aaacatagaatgCATGACATAAGATACTGTAAAAAAATGAGGCCTCTCGGTAACACACCTCGTAGTTCTTTTTGGTTAGCCTCTCAAGGAACGGTGATTTCTCTAATTGTTCCTTGCTGCTTCCGGTAATGTAAAAGATGTCCTTCTGCCCTGGCTTCATCCTTGAAATGTACTCATCAAGAGAGGCAAGTTTGCCTTCCGACTTGGTACTGAAACAGATAAAAACTCAGTTCTATTATCCCTCGCATATATAACTACAGCAATTAGTGGACATTAGAATAGAAGACAAACCTTTCAAATCTCAGAAGCTTTGCAAGACGGTTCCTGTTAGTTGCGTCTTCAATGATGCCCAACTTGACTGATTTTCCAAACTCATTCCAGAACTTGGCATACTGGCCCTTTTTCTCCTCCATTGCACTTTTTTCTTCATCTGAGTACAGAAGATTATGTGAGAATTACATCATAAATAACAGTATATGACCTGTGATCCACAGAGAACTTGTTACCTGTCTTATCTTTGTTGCTGTACTCATCAGGATCTTCCTCAGCAAGTTTTCTAATCATGTCAAGAGCTTTGCGGATTAGTTTCTTCTTGATGGTCTTCAGGCTGCTATGTTGTTGGAGCATTTCTCGTGATACATTGAGAGGCAATGTGTCCGAGTCGACGAGACCCTACAGATAATAGCTTATAGGTTTAGGCTGCATAAGTCAATGAATGGAATACCGTGTCGTTCATGAAATAGTAATCTAGTACCTTCAAAAAGCTGAGATACTTCGGAAGAAGCTCATCAAATTCATCAGAGATGAAAACCCTTCTAACATACAACTTAAGGTTTGACTTGTTAGAGTTGTAGTAACTCTCATAGAGATCATGTGGAGCCTTGGGAGGAACAAAGAGCAAAGCTTTGAACTCAACATCTCCCTCAGCAGTGAAGTGGCTCCAAGACAAGGGCTTGTCATCACCAAAGTCCTACAAAATAATTTGATATTAAATGAGGTTACTTGCTTTCTTCTGCAAGGCTTACATAAAATGTTATGCTCCTGTAAATTCATCACTGCAGTCTGTGTACCTTAGCAAGTGAGTGGTAAAACTTTGTGTATTCTTCTTCAGTAACCTCCTTAGGGCTACGAAGCCATATAGCCTTCACATCATTCAGAAGCTCCCACTCAGTAGTGGTTTCCTTTACTGTCTTTGTCTTGGGCTTCTTCTCTTCACTCTCTTCTGTCTCTTCTTCCTCTGTAGACTCAGGGGCtgccaagaaaagctaatatgTTAGCACTTATGTGCAAATAACTTACGTATCATCTAAAAGATATAAAAACATAAACTGAAAACTTACATGATTCCTCTTCTTCACTTGATTCACTTGACTCATCCTCATCAGCTGGCACTTCCACATCAACCTCCTTGGTTGCCCACAAGTAAATGGGGAAATTGATGAACTCAGAGTACTTCTTCACCAAATCCTGCAAGACCATGAAATGTTCAAGATAGTAAGTTATTTTCTTTGTATAATGTCTCAATAGCAGCTATTCAACAGAAATTTGCCAGACTATGCAGCAAAATGAATTTACAAAAAGGTAATGCTAAACTTCCTTGTAAGCAATGACATTCAGGGCTAATGAAAAGGTCTCTTGTCCCTACTAGTTATACAGACTAGGTTTCAACCAAAGGCAGCAATTCATGCTAAAAAAGCTGTTGAACAACCCTAACCATAAGCCATATATGCAAACAAGCGAAATGACAATTCCTATCCGAAGCTTGCAGCAAAGCTACATCCACATTCCGAGGTGACAAGCATAAAGCACAGAGACAATGCAGACACCAAGTACCACTATCATGTGCATATCGCATATTTGATGTCACAGCATGAAGCCAATTGACAGTAATGATGGTAATACCTTTAGCTTGTCTTCTTCCACGTACTCCTTGGCTTCATCTCGGAGGTGCAGTCTTATTTCAGTTCCACGGCCCAGGGGTTCATTCCATGTATCCTCAGAGATAGCGAATGATCCATCAGCTTTGGACTCCCAGACATGCCTATCAGAGAAAAAGTGCAACAGCAGAACATGAAGTAGGTTGTCATGCCAGTGAAGGAAAAGAAGATGAACCAAAAACACAATATGTAGCCGCTGTATTTCAGTGGTGTCTTACTGTTTGTCGTCATTGTGCTTGCTGATCACTTCAACATAGTCAGCAACCAAGTATACTGAATAGAAACCAACACCGAATTGCCCAATGAGATTGAGGTCACCCCCAGTCTGCATCTTTTCCACAAAAGCTGCAAAAATTTCAAGGAATTGGTATCACTCAAGTTTAAGTTAAATGGCACTTGGTAAAATTCTCTTTACAAACAAATAGATAATACTAAAGTTTTAGCAAGAGAATACACATAACTTTAAGAGAAATCAGTACAAAGGAGTAATACCTGAAGTTCCAGATTTGGCAATGGTCCCAAGGTTCTTAATGAGATCTTCCTTGGTCATACCAATACCCCTATCCCGAATGGAGAGAATCTTCTTCTCCTTATCCAGCTTAATCTACACGTGCCCACAGCAGATGCCATGAAGTCAATTTCCAAAACAAGATATACCACACAAAAAAGACTATCAGCTACGAAGTTTAATATACCTGGATTTCAAGCTTAGCAGTGTCACCTTCGCCCAAAACCTCCTTATCAGTGAGAGCCAGGAACCTAATCTTGTCCAAAGCctacacataaaaaaaaagcacacaTTAAATTCCTAGCATCTACTAATAACCTTAAGGGCTCATTTGGATTGGAGGCTTTTCCCGGGAATTTCATAGGAATACTGTTCACATGGGATTTTTTCCTATCCTATCGTTCGGATCATAAAAAGTGGTTATGGGAAAACTGTAGGAAAAAATCCTTTGCTGCTGATTCCACAGGAAAAACGGAGGAAAATTCCATCCACTCCAATCTCTTGTTTCATTCCCTTTGACAGAATCAAGCCAATCAAGCAATAAAACAGCCACTAGATAATAAGCAAGACAGACGGGATAAGCAAGATAGCGGTAGATAATAAATACAGTATACAGATTACTCCTCGATTACTTTTTATTTCCTTTCCTGTAAACCGAATGCTCTCAACTTTTATATTCCTGCGTTTTTCAATCCTATGTTTTCAACGTGATTTCCTTTcatattcctacgtttttcctatcctgtgtttttccttttcctgtGTTCTGAATAGGCCCTAAAAAGGGAGTCAAAATGCAATACAACTACATACATCAGAAGCATTGGAGATGAGCTCCCTCAGGAAAATGTCCTTGTTGCTGTAGAGTGAGTTGATGATGATGTCCATGAGTCTGGACACCTCAGCCTGGAACTCAAATTTCTCCGCTGAGCTCCTGAGGGTCTTCCTCGAGATTGACTCAGCCTCCCTGCACACATTCCATATTGCTCATACAGATATCAACAACACAATAAGATGGAAACGATCAGCATTGATCAGAAGATCGTGCACACCTCTGAACAACCTCAGAGTCCGTGGACAGGCCATGGGGAACACCACCAATCTTCTCCTCTACCTTCGGCGGATCAACTAACTCATCAGTGCTGTCATCAGCATTGACTTGGAGCTTCTTAGCTGCAGTACAGGAAGGGTCAGAACCGAATAATAATTTGAATCATGTGTTGACTTGCGGTAGAGCAATGTGTGTGAATTAGACTTGAGAAGCCTTTAAAAATCACTAAGATCAGTAAGTTGGGGGCGCTAGATCAACAACAATCAGCACTAGATTTACACTGAACTGACTTGATACAGATGTATTATTACTCTCAGGACtaaaccctatttaaaccccgCATATAATGAGCCCTATTGCGGACAAAATTACGGTGCGCAATAGCAGATTACGGATCTAGAACTAGCTAAATCTCGAAATCGCAATAAACCCTACCATTACAACAGATCGAAGTGGCCGCGAACCCAACAAGCGAGATCTAAAACAAAAATCAGACTAGAATCACCACCAGAGATCGCACAAAGCACAAGTCACGTCCACACAAACGGATCAGACAACTATGAGCactatttcaaaaaaaaaaaaaactaccaattCATCAGTCATCACATCTCACTCCCTTACTCGAAGTAGTGGCACCAAATAATCACAGCAGAGTCAATCAAAGGGTGACCAAGTGAGATCGAATCTGTACTGGTCGCCTCCGGAGCTAACGGATCACAGAGTTCCAACCTAAAATTCACTATACTCCCACAGAAAAACACCCAAAAAATCGCGAAAAATCAGACAACGCCTCCGGCGGCGGGGGCAGACAGAGACATGCCTGGATCGGGGAGtgtggtgaggaggaggaggaggaggaggagcgcggagGAGAGCGCCCACTTGCGCATCGTGCCGCCTCCGATTCACTCGTGTTGCAGCAGAGAGTGGAGGTGATGAGTTCGTCGCCTCGCCGCGGCTcgactcgaggaggaagaaggaggcgAATGCCCTCTTCTTTAAATCGCTCACACCCGGAGaccccgtgcgcccggtccacgcGGGGGCGATCGCGCCACGTGGAAGATCGGACGGCTCGGGTGGCGCGTCCTCCACGTGGCAGTATTTTactgggcggcgcggcgagcttGACGTGGAGCGAGAGCGAGGGGGTGGTCTCTGCCGTCCGATGCGGGGAACCTGGGGTTCGGAGGGCTGGGATCCCGTGCGTGCCTGAAGGGCCGGACACGTGGCGGGATATGATTGGTGCGTGGCCGGGACATCGACGTCGATGAGGCTCTGGATGTGCTAGAAAGTTCGGTGCGGGCGTGCTTAGTGGATGAAGTAATTAGCTCAAGGTGGGGCCAGAAAGTATAACGTGCGGgtccgggccccacctgtcagtcaacGGCTGTTGACCTATGACTGGTCAGGCCGTGCTTTGGACGCTATTTTCTCGCTGGGCTTTTCACATTGTTGGGCCTCACAAGCTTCGAAACTCAGGACTAAATGGACAGTGAAGTGTACTATGCATCTGCAGTTCTGCACAGCAATCAAAAGACGTAACTACACAGCTAATGGTAACTGGTTTGTCTACCACTTCATCTATAAGAGGCatcatccacctatacttcaaatacaattttcttttaaactactcatccgatctacgatccgattacaccgttgtgttcgtaacaattaaatctttacaacaatatctcacataattatattttgatgaaaaatcacaaattacttttatgatatgtctaaattacttttagatttcactaagttacttcctAGAtacataaaagtaaattcaataaaacctaaaagtaagttacatatattatagaagtaacttagaacaaaacgaaggtAACTTTAGCATGTCATTTaaagtaaatccgttgtagagataaaaTCATGActatatctagaaattaaattaaccagcacaaattatggaattaactaaaataataataaaagtaatcacctcaTAGCATTATGAATgcataggaagtattttaatcaaatataaaagtaactatatataattaaagttactttcttttttataagttatttatacaatatatatgtaaattagttttaggctttactgaatttacttttatatgtataagaagtaacttagtgaaatctaaaagtaatttagacatatcataaaagtaatttgtgatttttcatcaaaatataatcatgtgagatcttgttgtaaagatttaattattacgaacacaacggtgtaatcggattgtaaatcggatgagtaatttaagagaaaattttatttgaagcatagatgatAGGGATATTTCCACTACTTGCTCAATGGATTAATAGCAACAAAAACTTCTAAAGTACTAGCACGTGGGTGTCTCTGGTTAAGAAtaattggagaggcctctccaattaGATTTACCGCAATCAAAAGCCTGAAGATTGTGATGAAAAGTTCATGAGAAATAGTTCCAGTAAATGCAACAAGCTTTTGAGTATAGAACTGCTACCCATTTGGAcacatgaattttgtagaaaatTTGTCAAAAGTTCCAGATGAAACAGTTTAATTTATGTTTCATTTGATCTGAATTATTCAGTGGATACTGGATAGAACACCTATCCGAAAGCTATAAGCACGTGTAAAGGAGAAAAAGAGATGAAAACGGTCTATAGATTTGCTGCAGCAAAGACTCCAAAATAGTGTTTGTACATGAGGTGACCAAATATTAATGATGTTTGTACATGAGGTGACCAAAtattaatgatgtagtataCATTAGGCTATTGGATTAGCTACAAATGAGATGTCAAATTTtaaagctagtagttggctatactattaaacttagtCTAAGTCCATATTGCGACTGTGTACCAAAAAATGTACAATATTTCCTGGCTCAAACTGATGCTCCTGCATATGCATACGACTAGACCCAAGTAACGCAAcatattgattaattaaaaaatcgATGGAACATCCAAACAATGATTGAATCCATGTTACTACAAAGATTTCATACATGATGTATTTACAAGAGATTCACATCAAAACTTGAGGCCTAGCCAAATCTGGACATGTATCCTGGCATAAAACAATGATGCTGAATCTTTAAGTTTTTTATCAGGGAGCATTTGGGAGTCACTAGCAGCAATATTGTCCATTTCCAACATCAAGAAAAAAACGGAGGGAAAGCTAAGCAAACTAGAGGACATACTGATAGCTTCATAGCTAACGAACTTAAATCGCCTCAGGCACTGTGGAAGCATCATCGGCGACAGAATCACACACATTCCTAGAGATAGACGCTAGCAATTTATGCGATGTTTCTTGAATGCCCTGACTTGAAGTCTTGGCGATGGGGATcctgaaaagagaaagtagcaTGTGTTACTCTGAGTTCTGAACCTTAATTTCTCACCATTACTAAAAATATAAGCTCCTGAGGTTAGTAAGATAAATTACCACAAAAGGACAATAAATAAAACTGGCTGTGCACAACACAACCCTGTGAAACAAGTATGGATATACATACAACCAAGGACTATCAAGAGAAAATTAGCAATCACAGTTTTATTGATTTCAGTTTCATGACCAGAGATGAGCAAGAGTTACATTCATTCACAAATTGTGGAGGTAAAACTCCACAAAAACAGGTTGACATATATCATGGAATAGCTTGCCACTACCTAAAAAGCTAAAAGCACTTCCTGTCGTATATGAATAATGGTTGAAGTGACAATCACATTATCAGAATTAGCTCTTCATAGAAATGAAGAACGTGAAAAGGGATTCTCCATATTCTCCAAAAGTTAGTGGTGCTAACATTATGCTTCTATGAACAATGATCTCTCCTAACAACAGAACTGGAGGTAGTATTGCATGGACCTATTTTCGTGGGTATCAGGCTAAAAAACCATGAATCAGGCACACACTGGTAAAGTAAATGTCTAGAAGATGTACGTCCTGATTCCAAATTATCATTTCTGGAGAATATACTATGCAATCAACAAAGCATGCAGGTAGCATCTTGAATGCTTAGGTAATAGGTACAATATCAATGATGTAGAGGAAGCATATGGTGTTTGTACgaagtgttttttttataaatcatTAATTTGATGAAGCATAAGCGCACAAGTAACACATTGCTACTTGCTTAGCAGCAGAACAAAATCAACATGTTTCTTTCACCAGAAAAATATGCTATACAGTGCATAGGCTATtgattattgatttttttatcagtCAGATATATAGTGCATTCAAAGAGGTCATAGATATCCAGCAAAAAGAACATGTGTTTAGCATTCTATCACTGTCTCGACAAGATGAAACAACCACCCCACCCACCCCCTCCCCTTtccccaagaaaaaaaacaaaacatttcAGTCCAGATCAGCTGTCATTTCACTACATCAAAATACCAATACAAGATAATAGACTGCAGCGGATGAACTAAACTTCAGAATAATGGCTCTGGAGCATGGTTATTAAGGCGCTAAAGGAAACCTAAGGAACCCTCATCATGCCTTATGCCTTAAGGTCACGCCTTAcgcagtgaaaaaaaaaaggaaataaaggACTTTTTCATAATAATTGCAGAGTCCAGGACTAAAATGGAAGGCTTTTTCATGACATTTACATATTCCAAGGACTAAAATGGAAGATGGCAACAGATATTTTATCTACCCATCCCAATCCCCAATCCCGTCGTCACCTGTTTCTCCGCCGCTTGCTCGCCTCCGCTCCCTTGCCCCGGCTGCCGCCTCTATCCCCTCCATCCACTCTCTCTTCCCTTGCTGCTGCCGCTCCTTGTCATTGCTCGTGCTGGATCTGGGCAACGCCAGCAGTTGGGGACGACGGCAACGGTGATATCCTAGTCAGATCTTTTTgttcctcccccttcccctcccttcCCCTGCTGCCTCCGCTCTTCATGACTACGGATTATTGCTGCCGCCGCTTCTCTAGGATGGGTTTATCACTTGTTTTTGCCCTTTCTCCTCTAGCTTTCTCGTAAGGCGGAGTGGACGCCTTACACCCTGGCAGCGCCTTACTGCCTTAGGGATGCCGTAATAACCATGCTCTGGAGCATGAAATTTTATCCTACGTTGACTCTTCTTACAAGCATTTAGTTTGTAAATCAAGGAAAAGAGAACTAACCAAGCTAGTCATAATCTTTTTTAGAAGGCCATAGATAACAGAAGATTATGAGGTTGCCATACTGAATAGCAGTAGCTGGTAGCCAAATTAGTGTTTTAGACAGATATAGCTAGTCTACATCTATACTAGGATTTAACCATGCTGAAACGAAGGCAAAAGGTAGCAGCTAGCATTTAGTATGTTAGATATATATAGTTAGAAGCAGTACATGAAATTGGCAAAAACAGAAAGGAAACATAACTGACCTTCATTTCTTTTCAGAATTTGGCATACAGCCGACAGGCATCGTACCCATAGCCCCACAGACTGGGAGCTTTGCAGATCCAGATTTTGCACCTTGGCATTGGATACTGGCAATATCACAGGCACCTTGCCCCAACACCTGACCACTCACAGCGCCATCCTCGCCCATTGTTCTCACCTGCATCCCTGGACTGCAATACATCTGGTCGGCACATCGAAAGTCACAGGAGTTCATAACCTGGGCACCACCAAGATAACTTCCCTGATCAACACTAGAAACCAAATCGATGTTCTTCACTGGCCTCTGATAAGGAAAAGCCCCAATCTCCCCTTCAATCCTTCCTCTAATATCAACGAGCAGGCACCGCAGCCTGGATACCTCTGCCTCGAGCGTGGCATGGTTCTGGAGCTTCTTCATGAGCTGCTGGTTTAGAGCCCTCAAATGAacaacctcctcctccagcgAGGCAGTGTGAGCTTTCTTCTTCTCCCTGTACTTCCTCACAGCGGCACGGTTACCCGACGGCCGCTTCTTGGAGGCATTGTTCTCCGTCGGGGACTCGGCGGTCTCGGCAGCATCCGACGGAGTGTCGGATGGGGCGGAGACGATCTTGGTGTGGACATGGACGCAGGTGTGGGTGTGTGAGAGGTCATGCACAGGCGGGTTGCAGGTGTGGGTGTGGGTGCATGCATGGTGCTCCGTATCCTTGAGGATGTCGTCGAAATAGCTGTCCATGGAGCAGCTGCCGTCGGGGTCAGCACCACCGACGGCCGGGCAGAGGAATGTGTCCGGGTTGGAGAAATCGAGGTCCCCGTCATCCATGGCCACCGGCAGCTGGCAATGGAGAGCAAACCTGGTCACAAAGTCACCACGATTACACACCAAAAATTGTTGACTCGGAACCCCTACTCCTCCTAAATCCTCCCTACCTACGATACGAATGATGATGACTAAAACGCGACGGGGATTCAACCGAGAGAGATATATCTGGATTCGATTCTGTCGTTCGCAAATCCAAGCAGCGAAGATAGGGAGTCGTTACCGGCGAGAGGAATCGCGGGCGGATGGATCCCCAGCTCGGCGCCGGGCGGCCAGATGGGGGAGCCGCCGGGAGGAGGTGGCCTACCGCCTCGGAGGGAAGCGAGCCGTCGTTGGTTGGTCCGGTTCgaggcggcggaaggcggcggcggcggcggcgagcgaaggGTGGGGGGTTTCTCGTGTTGTGTGGCGGGGAGCGAATGGAggtgtgtgtgtgcgtgtgtggggTGCGTCGCCGAGAAGAAACGcggaagcagtcgtgtcatgtgCACCCCACCACGAGGAGCGAGGGGGCAGGGGCAAAGGGCAAAAATCCAATCATGACGCGCATCGGCTTTGATCGTGCGGCTTGGGATCAACTTGGGCCTCCCGAGTCTATGGTGGTGGGCCCACCAGACAGATGATTGATCACGATGGTGCCCTTCTCGtcaaggaattttttttatttataattttttttattaaaagttttacaaaaataattttccattttgaaaattaacggaaatagtcgcctaccgccctctgggagggcgattttaaaaatcgccctcccagagggcggcgaaaatgacgtggcagacggccgttcgctctcgggcgacggccgtcaacgaaatttgcaggcggcccccttgccgccctccgcgagggcgattttctactgtgcggggggccgcctgcaaatgggcggcgagggggggcatggaattttgcaggcggcccccttgccgccctccgctagggcgattttgcactgtgcggggggccgcctgcaaatgggcggcgagggggcatgaaattttgcaggcggcccccttgccgccctgggggagggcgattttgtaccgtgctctatattttttttatataaatatcaatagttatcaaatctttttatattgaaaactatacaagattaaaatctccaagactggtaaaatacaattttattattttttagggcatatttggaatgttaccgtacaaatattttgttaatgccaaaatataagcaagttttggcactaccaaatatttggtaaggtaaaattgcatttgatcatatttggtttgctgccaaaatgtaaaattgtagtgaagaatgttgtacataatctcaattctagattacgtattaccaattaataggcttccattttcgtgtgtggtgtggtagtgggaaagaagatatgaagaggttgccttcagattgtcaattatatagcgtcgttttcactgcaatatatgtgaactcaatgagatacattattcattagatgtgacaagacgatcacgcgtgggcgtgattcactttatgtcaacaggcagcgccgaaagttgatagtgataactcgagctgccgcttttcatgtgtgctgttgtggactgtgcgcgctactggatatggcactaccgtgaagcgccgaaagtgtgttgttgtgagcataagttgttcaagcaccatacgaatgaaaagaactacgtagacgagacaaacacaagtagtactgcagtagtaatagcaaaagtagtactgctttacaagtttgtaagccaaaagaaacggtcacataaggactgaagaggtagaacactactgacgaggcctcttacccctgtccctcctaccctgcgccctaatgtgcccctgggagtacgtgagtcggtccgggggtacggcacggccaacccgtcctgcctgtacaggtgtgacctctggctgctcctgagtgtgcgcctctggagctcctccaagctgagaggagcctagtacgtcctggtggtctgcaccgtgcaagtcgtcgtcgtagaactggctagtaggaccagtcctaccggcgtgagacgaagaggccccagtaccgaagatcccggctgcaaatcctgctggacaaggaccatcagtttcgtacaggtatttaacagtattaataaaatcttaagtaccgtgtgggcgagggatcgacgctccgtgagaggaagagctggcgaacgcgcccgaagaggtggcgaacgcccctgcggagctcgcggaagcgccggtcgtgcctgcgaacgcgctcgaaggcatacgaggtcctgcgatgaggaaacgtgcagttaaaaaatggtgacacattcgtgcaaaagctgaaacaaaaaagaACTAATATCtaggctgaactgtaccgtgcgaaaccggtgctgtaggtcgcactgctccgaagctaggggcgctcgaagacaaacgaggtcctgctccgacggtaggaccgcgaggccgtgggtgtaccggaccagctggaggtacgacgtccacggcgctgcgacaggagaagacgcgcatgaccgcacgcatcttctcctgcatccggtcgaaggtcgacctctgctcaacgtcagtcaagtgcaaacctctactcaacctcacctggactgcggtgatatcggcactgatatcccgtgccgcatcagcctatgcaagatggaaataaaaaattcagtagttgtcctatattatgcaagataaatgacataattgttggaagtaatacaaattggacgtaccgccacgaagtagtctcggtcacggtgcgtgggatacgcgtccgtgacagcggcaacgtgcggctctggggcgtctggagtgaaggtcacacgcgcacgagtgcgaggaaggtaccagcgaaggtagtcacggtagttctcctccgtgtgtgggaagagctcgttgatcacctcctctgtagctaacacccagtcgtcaacgtactgctgtacacgtggagcccaaagtgcgcctgctagctgtccccgtcgagtcaacctgtgaagagaggtaaattgtatggctcgatgatgtaattatcataaaaatttagaaatgaacaatccgaactcacgagtggtcggcaggggggacggtcggctgcacgttgcccggaaacacctgcctaagtccgaactgtctcatcacacgctgcgggcagtgaggctcaacgaaaatgtcgaacaccatcggcaggatggtgagccagtaagcctggtcgcgtgtgcacaaggacgaaagtcctagcggtgctctcgcagcgacggcctcttctgtgtacggctcccagatgacgtcgctcggctggagacggtcaaactcgaacacgaagtccgggtaaccacgtctcacctggacgtgagcgtaacgacgctgcaataaacatgatcggaattagacatgttatgtgaaggaaaaaaaaagaagaggactgataaacttataacgcagcgaagttgcactaaccccacgtcgacaccagtaagtccccatcgtgggaccgtcctctggccactgcgcgctgcgaccaaccccgtagggtgcgctgtccaccactggtcgccctatggcaaacctctcggctgcccaaagctgaagcaacataggacagccagcgatgatcgctcccgcgtcagtcttcgtgcacgcctcacagagggcacggtacgtggctgctagcacggcagaaccccagctccactgcggcacgtcctgtggctgagcatccgcgatggaccgtgcgtagtggaccagccggaagtccacagcgtgcccgtgggtg
The Oryza sativa Japonica Group chromosome 6, ASM3414082v1 DNA segment above includes these coding regions:
- the LOC4342077 gene encoding endoplasmin homolog, yielding MRKWALSSALLLLLLLLTTLPDPAKKLQVNADDSTDELVDPPKVEEKIGGVPHGLSTDSEVVQREAESISRKTLRSSAEKFEFQAEVSRLMDIIINSLYSNKDIFLRELISNASDALDKIRFLALTDKEVLGEGDTAKLEIQIKLDKEKKILSIRDRGIGMTKEDLIKNLGTIAKSGTSAFVEKMQTGGDLNLIGQFGVGFYSVYLVADYVEVISKHNDDKQHVWESKADGSFAISEDTWNEPLGRGTEIRLHLRDEAKEYVEEDKLKDLVKKYSEFINFPIYLWATKEVDVEVPADEDESSESSEEEESSPESTEEEETEESEEKKPKTKTVKETTTEWELLNDVKAIWLRSPKEVTEEEYTKFYHSLAKDFGDDKPLSWSHFTAEGDVEFKALLFVPPKAPHDLYESYYNSNKSNLKLYVRRVFISDEFDELLPKYLSFLKGLVDSDTLPLNVSREMLQQHSSLKTIKKKLIRKALDMIRKLAEEDPDEYSNKDKTDEEKSAMEEKKGQYAKFWNEFGKSVKLGIIEDATNRNRLAKLLRFESTKSEGKLASLDEYISRMKPGQKDIFYITGSSKEQLEKSPFLERLTKKNYEVIYFTDPVDEYLMQYLMDYEDKKFQNVSKEGLKLGKDSKLKDLKESFKELTDWWKKALDTESVDSVKISNRLSDTPCVVVTSKYGWSANMEKIMQSQTLSDASKQAYMRGKRVLEINPRHPIIKELRDKVAQDSESESLKQTAKLVYQTALMESGFNLPDPKDFASSIYRSVQKSLDLSPDAAVEEEEEVEEAEVEEKESSNIKEEAEPSSYDKDEL
- the LOC4342078 gene encoding basic leucine zipper 19, which codes for MDDGDLDFSNPDTFLCPAVGGADPDGSCSMDSYFDDILKDTEHHACTHTHTCNPPVHDLSHTHTCVHVHTKIVSAPSDTPSDAAETAESPTENNASKKRPSGNRAAVRKYREKKKAHTASLEEEVVHLRALNQQLMKKLQNHATLEAEVSRLRCLLVDIRGRIEGEIGAFPYQRPVKNIDLVSSVDQGSYLGGAQVMNSCDFRCADQMYCSPGMQVRTMGEDGAVSGQVLGQGACDIASIQCQGAKSGSAKLPVCGAMGTMPVGCMPNSEKK